TTCCGGATTTGATGGATCAACGAAAGTGGTCGTAATCCCTAATCTTGGTAAAGTTACTTTCAGCAAATTGTAAGTTCCTCCGTAAAGACTGTTTGAAGCTACGATGTGGTCACCCGATTTTAGTAAAACCAATAATGCGGTGGCGATGGCTGACGTTCCTGAAGCGGTCACTACAGCTCCGATTCCACCTTCCAAGGCGGCTAAGCGTTGTTCCAAAATGTCGTTAGTTGGATTGTTCAATCGAGTGTAAATGAATCCTGCTTCGGCCAAACCAAAAAGATTAGCGGCATGGTCTGAATTGTTGAATACATACGAAGTGGTTTGGTAAATCGGAACGGCTCTGGTTCCTGCATTTTTAGTAACGTCGTGTCCTGCGTGCAACGCGTTGGTTGCAAATTTTTGTGTGCTCATGGTGTTTAAATTTAAATGTTAGTATGAATAATTTTAAGTGTTTACGAATGTTTGGGCATAAAAAAGTCCCTTTGGATGGCTTACCAAAAGGACTTTAAGAATTGAGCAATAACTACGATTACGTCTTCCGCTTTTGGTTATAGGATATGGTGATGCAACACATCATCATGTGCATCATCGTGCGGTTCATCATCATATTTTTTACTGCTAGGCTCATTATTTTGTTTTTATTTTATTGCTTTTAGAATTTTATTTTTATTGCGGATTACTTCAGTTTGTCAAAAATATATCCTGCCTTTTTTGCCCCCCAAACCTGTTTTCCCTCTTTGTCAAATCCTTGATCCCAAGACAGAATCTGATTTTCCAGAACGGTAACTTTGGACGTGGCGTAATTAGCCCCTCTCAATTCACTAGAACATGTTTTAATTCCGGTTTGTCCGGTAAATTTATTTTTACCAAGACGTTTCAACACCACTTCACATCCTTTTTTTTGTTCGATATCATTTTCCGTTAGGGCATCAAAAGTTTCCGGCGTATTCCATTTACCAATCCAATCTTTTTCGTTTTTCAAAGTATAGATTTCGCTAATAAACTCATCTCCATTTTGAACCAATTTGTAAATTCTTACTCTGTATGGCTTGTCTTGTTTTTTGAAAATAGCTTGTTCAACATACAAATAGTGCCCTTTATTTTTCCAGATGGGAACCATACGAAGCGAAATGTTGAAATACGTGGTATCAGTTACTGATTGTTTTTCCGAAGAATAATGACCTTGCATGATAGTTACCAATTCATTTAAATATTTTTCGCTTTTGCTCTTTTTGGATTGTGCATTGCTTGTAAAGAAGCTGAACGAAATAAGTAGCAGTAAAAGGATGTTTTTTTTCATTTTGATTTGTTGTTTTAAGTTTATTGGTTTTTGCTTTAAATAAAAAAACCTCTGCGTTTTGGCAGAGGTTCGATTGTATCTATTTTAAAAAATTTAAAATTATGCAATAGTGTGCTCTGCGGAATCTTCCGACATCATACGACACATATGGCACATTGTAAATTTCATTTTTTGTTGTTATTGGATGAAGCAAACTTCTGAATGTTTTTTGAATTGACCAAACGAAATTTGAAAAATTAACATTTGAAGTTTGTTTATATATATTTAAATACTACGTATTTAGAATTTTGAATGAATCATAAAAAAAATAAAAAAAGTAAAATTGTTTTTTGTATTCTAAATAGTCTTTATACATTTGCAACCGAAAAATGAGAGGAAAAATTTGAACTGATTGCAACCTCGTTAAAAAATGCTAAAGCAGAAACTCTCCTTTAGCTTTACCGGCAATTTTCAGTTTTTCTTCATTACAATTAATATTAAATTAAACTATAATTATGGCTTATTTATTTACGTCGGAGTCAGTTAGTGAAGGACATCCAGACAAAGTTGCAGACCAAATTTCAGATGCGTTAATTGACAATTTCTTAGCCTTTGACCCTGAGTCAAAAGTAGCTTGCGAAACCTTGGTAACAACGGGTCAGGTAATTTTGGCCGGCGAAGTAAAATCGAATACCTATCTTGATGTGCAGCAAATTGCCAGAGAAGTAATCCGTAAAATCGGATATACTAAAAGCGAATACATGTTTGAAGCTGATTCGTGTGGTGTTTTATCTGCCATTCATGAGCAATCAGCTGATATCAATCAAGGAGTTGACAGAGCCAGCAAAGAAGAGCAAGGAGCCGGTGACCAAGGAATGATGTTTGGGTATGCTACCAATGAAACTGAAAACTACATGCCATTAGCTTTAGATTTATCTCATGCGTTATTGATTGAATTGGCTAACTTAAGAAGAGAAAACAACGAAATTAAATACTTACGCCCTGATGCTAAATCTCAGGTGACTTTAGAGTATTCTGATGACAACAAACCGGTAAGAATTGATGCCATTGTAATTTCAACACAACATGATGATTTTGCTGCAGAAGCTGAAATGTTGGCTAAAATTAAAAGTGATTTGATTTCGATTTTGATTCCGAGAATTAAAGCCAAATATCCTCAATACGCCCATTTATTCAATAACGATATTACGTATCATATAAACCCAACCGGAAAATTCGTAATCGGCGGTCCTCACGGAGACACCGGATTAACAGGAAGAAAAATCATCGTTGATACGTATGGCGGAAAAGGAGCTCACGGGGGTGGTGCTTTCTCAGGAAAAGACCCATCAAAAGTAGATCGTTCAGCGGCTTATGCAACCCGTCACATTGCTAAAAACTTAGTAGCTGCCGGATTGTGTGATGAAGTTTTGGTACAAGTTTCTTATGCGATTGGAGTGGCAAAACCAACTTCTATCAATGTGGTTACTTACGGAACTTCTAAAGTAAATTTAACCGACGGTGAAATCAGTAAAGTGGTTGAGAATGTATTTGATATGAGGCCTTACTTTATTGAGCAACGTTTGAAATTGAGAAACCCAATCTACAGCGAAACCGCAGCTTACGGACACATGGGACGTAAACCGGAAACGGTTACTAAAACTTTCCAATTGCCAAATGGCGCTCCGAAAACAGTATCGGTAGAGTTATTTACTTGGGAGAAATTAGACTTCGTTGACAAAGTAAAAGCAGCTTTTGGATTATAAAATTCCCAAAGCATTTAGTTATAAAAAATCCCGCAATTGCGGGATTTTTTGTTGCTATAAATTATACTTTAAACTGAACATCACATAGCGCGGTTGCACACGGTATTGCGATGTTCGGGTGGTGAATTGCGAGAAGCTGTCGTCATTAAGCGAAGTGGTATTCAGCAAGTTGGTTGCTGAAATTTTATACTCCCATTTGCTGTCTTTGGTCTTTTGATAAATCAAACTGGCAGATAGGAAATCGTATTCATTTTCGACTGATTTGTCGTTATTGTAATAGTGATAAAACTCATACTCGGTTACGAATGAAAAGCTTTTTAAGAAGAAATAATCCAACGTTATTGTGGGCTTGTCTGTAAAAAAAGTATCTGTCGGATAATCATTCACCGTATAACTGTAACCTAATTCAATGTTAGGCCATTGCTTAAAATTGGTCGAAGCTTTTAAACTGTAGGTTTGACTAAAACTCTCATTCGTTATCAGTACATCTTGTAATGTATTTCTATCGATTTGAATATTATTATACTTGGCCCAATTCAAACTGGCACTTAAAGAAGCTTTATAATATTTGAAAAAAGAACGACCATAATTCCCATAAAATGTCAAAGTTTCATCAGCAAACGAAGAATTATACGGAGATGAAACTTGGTTTACATTATCAAAAAAAGCTCTCGTTTTCACGGCATCAACTGTACGATTATAACTGGCAAATGCCGAAATATTCTCAAAGTTGAACATGTTGTATTTGAAATACCGCAGAGAATGAGATTGCTGAATGGCATTTTCAAGCGTTCGGTTACCGGCAGACAAACTGTTGTAGCTGTTGATAATAAACCCTTGCGCCAACCTAGTAATATCACTAAAATTATTAGTAAACGAAAAATTATACGTTAGTGTTTCCGCTTTTTTGATTTGGTAAATGGCTAAGAAATCAGGCAACAATCTCGTGAAGTTTTGGGTGTAGTTTGTTCCTAATTGTTCATTGTTTAAAGCATAGGTATGCAAGCTTACTCCAGGGGTAAAGGTAAATTTCCCGCTTAAAATTTTGTAATGCAATCCCAGGAAAGCATCGTTAAAGCGGTAATTAACGTCATTCGTATTAGAGGGAGTATTCAACTCATTAACCGTTTCGTTGTCCATAATCTGATACATACCGGAATTGAAATTCTGATGCGAGAAGGTATTCCCCAAAGTAATATTGATGTTGCTTTTTGGCGTCACCATGTAGTAGTAATCCAATTTCGTATCAATTTTATTGGTTTTCACAAAACGATTTTGATTCAAATTGGTTCTGTTTTGTGAAGGATCATAGCCCAAAACATTATTCGCCGGTGGCGGCGCTAACGGATTAACAAAAGGATCGGAAGCTAAATCAGCGTTATAAAACGGATTTTCATCTTGGTATAAATGCTGCATTTCCAAAGCAAAAACATTTTTCTCGGAAGCTGTGTAGTAAAAACTCAGGTTCTGATTGACTGAAACGGGATCTTGCTTTTTCTTGGTAAAAATATTTTCGGTAGATGAGTTATTGCTCTCATCAATGGCTTCTCTCAAAAGGA
Above is a genomic segment from Flavobacterium phycosphaerae containing:
- the metK gene encoding methionine adenosyltransferase encodes the protein MAYLFTSESVSEGHPDKVADQISDALIDNFLAFDPESKVACETLVTTGQVILAGEVKSNTYLDVQQIAREVIRKIGYTKSEYMFEADSCGVLSAIHEQSADINQGVDRASKEEQGAGDQGMMFGYATNETENYMPLALDLSHALLIELANLRRENNEIKYLRPDAKSQVTLEYSDDNKPVRIDAIVISTQHDDFAAEAEMLAKIKSDLISILIPRIKAKYPQYAHLFNNDITYHINPTGKFVIGGPHGDTGLTGRKIIVDTYGGKGAHGGGAFSGKDPSKVDRSAAYATRHIAKNLVAAGLCDEVLVQVSYAIGVAKPTSINVVTYGTSKVNLTDGEISKVVENVFDMRPYFIEQRLKLRNPIYSETAAYGHMGRKPETVTKTFQLPNGAPKTVSVELFTWEKLDFVDKVKAAFGL
- a CDS encoding carboxypeptidase-like regulatory domain-containing protein, whose product is MNKLFYFFLLLTTVSFSQNIRFEGVIQDNTKAPLEMANIMAMNQGTNAMDAYAITNDKGKFVLNLKPNSTYTIKLSYLGMKNKEITIATLSENITQNITMESGGIELDGVEIVREMPVSIKGDTIVYNADSFKTGTERKLEDVLKKLPGVEVNADGEVEVEGKKVSKLMVEGKDFFDGDTKLGVKNIPADAIDKVQVLRNYNENSILKGVENNQDNVAMNIKLKDGKKNFWFGDITAAGGFRPESKFDRYNISPKLFYYSPKYSINIITNTNNIGELPLTIQDYFKFTGGFKNMMAKGGSSFNVSSNDLGISLLRNNRAKAIETDFGATNFSYNPTKSWNLSGFAILSASKTDLETKSTTNYLNENSSEVASTENRAEVAHQKNNLGLFKLSSSYKPNANFQFDYDVLAKFSKQDEDNFLLREAIDESNNSSTENIFTKKKQDPVSVNQNLSFYYTASEKNVFALEMQHLYQDENPFYNADLASDPFVNPLAPPPANNVLGYDPSQNRTNLNQNRFVKTNKIDTKLDYYYMVTPKSNINITLGNTFSHQNFNSGMYQIMDNETVNELNTPSNTNDVNYRFNDAFLGLHYKILSGKFTFTPGVSLHTYALNNEQLGTNYTQNFTRLLPDFLAIYQIKKAETLTYNFSFTNNFSDITRLAQGFIINSYNSLSAGNRTLENAIQQSHSLRYFKYNMFNFENISAFASYNRTVDAVKTRAFFDNVNQVSSPYNSSFADETLTFYGNYGRSFFKYYKASLSASLNWAKYNNIQIDRNTLQDVLITNESFSQTYSLKASTNFKQWPNIELGYSYTVNDYPTDTFFTDKPTITLDYFFLKSFSFVTEYEFYHYYNNDKSVENEYDFLSASLIYQKTKDSKWEYKISATNLLNTTSLNDDSFSQFTTRTSQYRVQPRYVMFSLKYNL
- a CDS encoding chromophore lyase CpcT/CpeT, whose translation is MKKNILLLLLISFSFFTSNAQSKKSKSEKYLNELVTIMQGHYSSEKQSVTDTTYFNISLRMVPIWKNKGHYLYVEQAIFKKQDKPYRVRIYKLVQNGDEFISEIYTLKNEKDWIGKWNTPETFDALTENDIEQKKGCEVVLKRLGKNKFTGQTGIKTCSSELRGANYATSKVTVLENQILSWDQGFDKEGKQVWGAKKAGYIFDKLK